AGTGCGCTCGTCGCCCCGCCGGAACCTCCACCGCAGCCCCCTTTCCACTGCTTAGCGGCTCGCGTTCGCGAGCCCGTGACCAGGAGGTTGTCACATGAACGTCGATGAACGAATCCGCCAGCGCGCCTATGAGATCTGGCAAGCCGAAGGCCAGCCGGAAGGCAAGGAAAGCGAGCATTGGCAACAAGCCCGCGAGGAAATCGAGCCCTTCTACAAGGAAGGCAATGCCGAGGCCGGCAGCGTGGAAAGCAGTGTGGCGATACCCATGCCGAAATCGGACAACGTGCATTAATCACGCAGACAGGGCGGCGAAGGCGCAGCAGGCGTCGTCCCGCCCGATTCTGTTGCCGCGTTCTCAGCCTTCCCATCCTCTGCCCAGGCGCGCTGGAGCCTGCCGCCACGCGCTGCTAGAGTGCCGCCGCTTGCCAACCCCCGGCTGACAGGACGTCTGCCCAGCCACCGCACAGGATGCTTCCATGAAAAAACTCGCACTCGCCGTTGCCGTACCCCTGGCCCTCTTCGGCGCCGCCACCTTCTACACCAGCACCCAGGTCGAATCGACCGCCCGTGATGCCGTCGAGCAGGCCAACCTCAAGCTGCGCGAGATGGGCGTCGGCGCCGGTGCCGATGTCAGCCTCAGTCTGCTCAGCTTCGAGCGCGGCCTGCTGTCCAGCGACGCGCGTTACCAGATCGGCATCGAAGTGGCGGACGACGAAGGCAACACCGAGCACTACGCCCTGCTGCTGCGGGATCGCCTCGAACACGGCCCCTTCCCCGTCTCGCGCCTGACCCGTGGCCAACTGATGCCGGTCGCCGCGCAAAGTCACTTCGAACTCGAACGCACGCCGTTGACGCAGAAGCTGTTCGACGCCGCTTCCGGCGAAGTGCCGCTGGTGGGTGACGTGACCATCGGCTACGACGGCGGCCAGGCCGGCGATCTGCGCACCGCCGCGTTGAATATCGAAGACGAGTACGGCAGCGTGCGCATCGCCCCCGCCACCCTCAACTTCGAGGCGAACAAGGACGGCAGCGACGTGCGCATGGACGGTGAACTGGCGCAAGTCGATATCGACCTGCAGCGCAGCGACAGTGGCCAGCCGGTACAGGTCAGCCTGCGTGGCATCGGCCTGAGCGCCGACAAGCAGGACTATGACGCGGGCTTCGGCTTCGGCCCGTCCGCCATCACCCTGGAGCGCATGGAGATCAAGGCCGGCGACGAACCCGCGGTGGTCATCCAGCAGGCCTCGGTCGAAGAGTCGCTGAGCCACGGCAGCCGTGGCCTCGACCAGAGCATCGCCTACCGCATCGGCGAGGTCAGCGCCAAAGGCCAGAAACTGCGCAACCTCGTCCTTGCCTTCAGCCTGCGCAACCTCGAGGAAAGCAGCCTCAAGGCGCTGCTGGCGAGCTACAAGGAAATCCTCGACAGCAGCGCCATGCCGCAGGAATCCTTCGCCGGCATGACCACCGCCCAGCAGCAGGAACTGCAGGCCCATGGCCTGCAGCTGCTCGAACACAAACCCACCCTGGCCATCGACGAATTCGGCTTCGAAACCGCCCACGGCTCAGCCCGCCTGTCCGTCGTGCTGGATCTGCAATCGCCGAGCGCGGACGCCTTCACCCCGGATGCGATGATCACCAGCATGCTCGCCTCGCTCGAGGCCGAAGCCGGTATCGACAAGGACCTGGTGCGCGACATCGCCGGGCTGGTCGCGCAGAACAACCAGCCTGACGGCCAGCTCGATAAGGCCGCACTGCAGCAGGAAACCGATGCCGCCACCGAGCTGTTCAGCGGCATGGCGCTGAACACCGGCTGGTCGCGTCTGGAAGGCGAACGCCTGGTCAGCTCGCTGCATTACGCCGACAACCGGGTGACCTTCAATGGCCGCGAGATGAGCGTGCAGGAATTCATCGGCTTCGCCTTCGGTTCGGCGCAGAACGCCGGCCTGCTCGGCCAGTAAGCGCCAGCCTGCGGATGCGTCCGCAGTGACAGAAAACGACGCGGCCCTGTTCAGCACTTCGCTGGGCAGGGCCGCTTGGTTTTGGCCCGGCTGCGGCCATCCCGAGCCTGCTTCATCGCCCTGACCATCCCTCTCCCGGCCAATTATGCGACCGCTGCCTGCATCGCATGCCGCCCGCGCGTCGGTCTACCCCGGTATTCGCCTGCGCTCCGTCAGGTGGCCGGAACCATCGTCGCGCTCGCCACCTCTGCTAGATATGGCAATTGCTCGGGCCGTATCGGGATTTAGCCGATTCCGGCCTGACGCATCGAGAACACGTACGCTCAAACCATGCGGCCTCTGGCTGATGGCAAACCGCCTTGCCGGGGTTTTCATTCAAAGGTTCCGCTACTCCGATGACGCAGACGCTCAATTATCAGGCGATATTCGAAGCTGTCCCCAACCTGCACCTGATCCTCGCGCCGGACCGGGACTTCACCATCCTGGCCGCGAGCGATGCGCAACTGCGCGCGACTTATACCAGCCGGGAAGAAAGTATCGGCAGGCCGGTATTCGAGGTGTTCCGCAAGAATCCGAACGACCCTACCGAGATTGGCTCAGGTGTACTACGCGACTCGCTGGAGCGGGTGCTTCGTACCCGAGTACCGGACCGCATGGCGATCACCCGCTATGACATCCCGCGGCCTGCGGCGGCGGGTGGTGGCTTCGAGCTGCGCTACTGGCGGCCGGTGAACGTTCCGGTGCTCGATGAGCACGGCGAAGTGCTCTACATCATCCATCAGGTGGAAGATGTCACCGAGGACGTAGCGCGACAGGAGAAGGCCAGCCTCAGTCACTCAGAGGAGCTGTTTCGTGCCGCACTGCTCGCATCTGGCACCGGTACGTTCACCTGGTTTCTCCGTGACGGCAGCCTCAGTCTGGACAATGCATTGGAGCAGATATTCCGCCTGCCGCTCGGGATGAAGGTCACCAGCGTCGATGGTTTCGTGGAGCAAGTACATCCTGACCACCGTGCGCAGGTGCGCTTGGCATTTGAGCACTATGCTGCCGGCGATGACTTCACTGTGGAGTTTCGTCTGGTACATACCAACGCAGAGTGCTGGCTCGCCTGCAAGGCCAAGGCTTTCCGCGACGCAAGCGGAAAGCTGGTCTACGTCGCCGGAGCTTGTACGGATGTCAGCGCCCGCCGGCATGCCGAAGACGCCCTGCGCGTCAGCGAGAACAGCCTGCGCCAGCTCAACGAGACCCTCGAAGCGCGGGTGGCCACCGAGGTCGCCGAGCGCAGCCGCGCCGAAGAAGCCCTGCGCCAGGCGCAGAAGATGGAAGCCGTCGGCCAGCTCACCGGCGGTATCGCCCACGACTTCAACAACCTGCTGACCGGCATCATCGGCAGCCTCGACCTGATGCAGCGGCGCCATCAGCGCAACGAGCCGCTGGAGCTGGAGCGCTACATCGGTGCCGCCGTGACGTCCGCCCAGCGCGCCGCCGCGCTGACCCAGCGCCTGTTGGCCTTCTCCCGGCAGCAGGCGCTCGACCTCAAACCGGTCGACGTCAACCAGCTGGTGGCCTCGCTGGAGGATCTGCTGCATCGCACCACGGGGGAGAACATCACCATCGAGACGCGGCTCAGCGCCGGGCTGCTGCCTGCCTGCATGGACGTCAACCAGCTGGAAAGCGCGCTGATCAACCTCGTCATCAATGCGCGCGATGCCATGCCCTACGGCGGCCGCATCACCCTGTCCACCGCCAGCTTCACCATGGGCGACACACCCGACCCGAAGAAGCGCGGCATGAGTGCCGGCGAATACGTGCTGCTCAGCGTCACCGACACCGGCACCGGTATGGCGCCGAACGTCGTGGCACGGGCCTTCGAGCCGTTCTTCACCACCAAGCCGATCGGCCAGGGCACCGGGCTCGGGCTGTCCATGGTGTATGGCTACATCAAGCAGGCCAAGGGCTACATCCAGATCGAGTCCGAGCCGGATATCGGCACGCGGGTGCA
This DNA window, taken from Pseudomonas sp. FeN3W, encodes the following:
- a CDS encoding DUF2934 domain-containing protein; protein product: MNVDERIRQRAYEIWQAEGQPEGKESEHWQQAREEIEPFYKEGNAEAGSVESSVAIPMPKSDNVH
- a CDS encoding YdgA family protein produces the protein MKKLALAVAVPLALFGAATFYTSTQVESTARDAVEQANLKLREMGVGAGADVSLSLLSFERGLLSSDARYQIGIEVADDEGNTEHYALLLRDRLEHGPFPVSRLTRGQLMPVAAQSHFELERTPLTQKLFDAASGEVPLVGDVTIGYDGGQAGDLRTAALNIEDEYGSVRIAPATLNFEANKDGSDVRMDGELAQVDIDLQRSDSGQPVQVSLRGIGLSADKQDYDAGFGFGPSAITLERMEIKAGDEPAVVIQQASVEESLSHGSRGLDQSIAYRIGEVSAKGQKLRNLVLAFSLRNLEESSLKALLASYKEILDSSAMPQESFAGMTTAQQQELQAHGLQLLEHKPTLAIDEFGFETAHGSARLSVVLDLQSPSADAFTPDAMITSMLASLEAEAGIDKDLVRDIAGLVAQNNQPDGQLDKAALQQETDAATELFSGMALNTGWSRLEGERLVSSLHYADNRVTFNGREMSVQEFIGFAFGSAQNAGLLGQ
- a CDS encoding ATP-binding protein, with the protein product MTQTLNYQAIFEAVPNLHLILAPDRDFTILAASDAQLRATYTSREESIGRPVFEVFRKNPNDPTEIGSGVLRDSLERVLRTRVPDRMAITRYDIPRPAAAGGGFELRYWRPVNVPVLDEHGEVLYIIHQVEDVTEDVARQEKASLSHSEELFRAALLASGTGTFTWFLRDGSLSLDNALEQIFRLPLGMKVTSVDGFVEQVHPDHRAQVRLAFEHYAAGDDFTVEFRLVHTNAECWLACKAKAFRDASGKLVYVAGACTDVSARRHAEDALRVSENSLRQLNETLEARVATEVAERSRAEEALRQAQKMEAVGQLTGGIAHDFNNLLTGIIGSLDLMQRRHQRNEPLELERYIGAAVTSAQRAAALTQRLLAFSRQQALDLKPVDVNQLVASLEDLLHRTTGENITIETRLSAGLLPACMDVNQLESALINLVINARDAMPYGGRITLSTASFTMGDTPDPKKRGMSAGEYVLLSVTDTGTGMAPNVVARAFEPFFTTKPIGQGTGLGLSMVYGYIKQAKGYIQIESEPDIGTRVHLYLPVHQGEVSALAHEPERTPTGSGETILVVEDEPVVRSLVVEVLNELGYETLEAGEASEALRITESEQRIDLLVSDVGLPGMNGRQLADIARQQRPGLKVLFATGYAESFAANDFLGPDMAVITKPFAIDVFATKVGEMLGNG